Below is a genomic region from Treponema sp. OMZ 798.
TCGGAAATCTGTTTAAAGTACATGATGAGAATAAGCCAGATTAAAAACATCAAACTTAAAAAAGCGCCTAAAAATAAAAAACTTCCGTCAAATTCTCTTCTGTTTTTGTAGGACTCAAATTTATTGTGATAAAAAAGCCCCGATTCAGAAGTCTTTGCCAATTTTTGTATATCTTGAGAATAGCTTTGAGGAATACTTAGATTATCGGCCGAAGTATTCCAAAAAAAGGATTCTTCAAGTGTAAGCTGTTTTTTATTTTTAAATCTCACTTTTGAATTTTCTTTTAATAAATTTAATTCATCTTTAATAAGGTCAAGACTTTTAGAATCTTTAGCTATAATATTTATATAAGGAAAAGGAGAATAAGGAATATATGGAGAATTATCCAGTATGGCAACAAATTTACTTTCAAGTTTTGTTAGTTTAAATTCTTTTTGACCAATTCGTAAAGGCTTTGTGCAGTCAACCTCCTTATTGCAAAAAATAAAAAGCTCATCATCATTCATCTTTGCAGCATTTGCTAATAATTTTTTACGCAGCTCATCAGGGAAAATATTTTTAATATCATCAAGATTGCACAGCATAACTTGAACATTATTGCGGGAAAAATATGAATCATCATTTTCATAAAAAACATTTCCGTTTATATTTGAAATTCCATAAATGTATCTTACATACAAAAAATCTTTTGTTTCTATACTGTTCTTTAAACCTATTTCTTTTATATCTGCAATTAGCCTCTCTTTATTTTGTAATTCCGCATTGTTCTTTTTAAAAACTTTATCCAATTGATGATTGCGGGTAAAGGCCTTTGATATGATTTTTTCGCTTACCATATAAATACTTGTTACCGAAGCGAGGGTAAGCAGGATCATCGTAAGCAAAATACAGATACTCGCCAAACCCTTCGCATGCTGACTCATTCTATAAATCATTCCCGAAACGGAAATAAATTTTGCAGGTTTATAATAGGATTTGCGTTTTTTCATTTTATTTAAAATAAAAACGGTAATGCTTTCAAAGAAAAAAAAGGTTCCCGCAATTACAAAAATAACGGCAGGCAAAAAAAATTGTAAAGCCATCATAGGAGTAAAACTTAAAATTGAAAGGATATAGCCTGCCCCGGCAAAAAAAAGTGCAAGAAAAGTTTTTAAGCGTAAATATTTCGACCTTTTTTCTCCGCTTTTTGATTCGGTTAAAAGCTGGATAGGATTTAAAAGACTTATCTTTTTTAAATTATAAAGGTAATTTATTACAAAAAAACAAAAGAATACAATACTTGCAGGTTTTAAAAATGTAAGCGAAAGACTATAGTCGATTTTTGAAGGAATCCCGCTTAACTTAAATAAAATTAAAAAGCATAATTTTCCGAAAAGCATGGAGCCTATTGCGCCAAAAAGCATACTTAAAAAATAACAGGCTAGGAATTCGAAAAACAAAACTCCTGCAATATGTTTTTTTTCAAGTCCCAAAATAGTATAAAGCCCTATTTCCTTTACCCTGTTCTTAATTAAAAACTTATTTCCGTAAAAGATAAAAATCATCGAAAAAAAACCGACTATTATAACACCGAATCCCATCAAAGCCTTAAGTCCGCCTAATTTTTGAGTAAAGGCATCTTGTGAAAGAGTGTACATAATCGAGAACATCATTATCGAAAGTGAGCAGGCAAAAATATATGGAATATAAGTTTTTGCACCTGTCGAAATATTTTTTTTTAGCAAGCTTAAAATAAAAATTAAGTTTCATAAACTGTCCTCCCTTTTCCTAAATGCCGGTGCGGTTCATCATAAAAAGACCTTCATTGATCCTTTCCCTAAAAACGGCCTGCCCCATATCGCCTTTGTATATTTCGTAATAGATATTTCCGTCACGCAAAAATAAAACGCGCTTTGCATAGCTTGCAGCCCGTGCACTGTGGGTTACCATTATGATGGTCTGTCCTTCTTCATTCATTTGAGTAAAGGTTTCCAAAAGCATATCGGAAGACTTTGAATCGAGGGCACCTGTAGGTTCATCTGCCAAGATGAGCTCAGGCCTTGTAATAAAGGCCCTTGCTGCAGCCGCTCTTTGGCACTGGCCGCCCGAAATCTCATAAGGATACTTTTCAAGAAGATCCGAAATCCCAAGCTTTTCTGCGATGGGAAGAAGCCTTCTATTCATTTCATCAATCGGATAATTTGAAAGTACAAGAGGAAGTAAGATATTATCCTTTACTGAAAACTGATCCAAGAGATTATAATCTTGAAACACGAAGCCCAATTTATTCCGCCTAAAGGCTGCAATATCTTTCCCCTTTATCTTGGATACGGGTTCTCCTTGCAAAAATATTTCGCCGGAAGAAGGCTTATCCAAGGTTGCAAGCAAATTGAGTAAGGTCGTTTTTCCTGACCCCGATTCGCCCATAATAGCCGTAAATTCATTTTTCTTTACCGAAAAACTTACATCGCGCAAGGCAACCGTTCCCTGTTTTGAAAATCTGGCTTTATAAATTTTTTGAATATTTTTAACGTCAAGTAATGTTTCCATAAAAACACCTCCAAACAAATTTAAGTATGAGCATTGTATCAAAAAAAGAAAAGGACTGCATTGACGGAGTCTTACATTTTGTTTTTTTGACTTACATTTTTGTAAGGATTAAAAGGCATATTTAAAAATCTTGTTGGATTTTTAGAGATGCTCTAAAACTTCTCCTCCAAGTTTAATTCTTGCCTTAGTCCATTCACCTTGAAGAGAATCTATGCTAAGCTCACAGTTAAGCCTTTCGGCTATTTCCCGTGCAAGGTAAAGGCCGAGGCCTGTAGCCTTTTCGCTGAGACGGCCGTTCAAACCGGAATACCCCTTATCGAAAATTTTAGGGAGGTCGGAAGGGCTTATTCCGATTCCGTTGTCCTCAATTACAAGAACCGAAGGATTTCGATTTTCAATATAGATGCTCAAAATTCCTTTTTTGCCTTCTATTCCGCAGTACTTTAAGCTGTTGGAAACTATCTGCTCAATCATCAGTTCAAAAAGAACCGGATCGCTTATAATATTCAAATCGCAAGGCTTATAATTAAGCTCTATATTTTTATAAATAAAAATGCTTCTATATTTGCGGAAGATGTTTTGAAGAACATCATTTAGATTGAAATTAGAAAAATCCAAATCTCTGTCAGGTCTTTGAAGTTTTAAATAATGCAGGGCCATCTGAGTATAATTATCTATGTTTAAAAGAGCTTTTTTAATTTCAAAGATTTCATCTTTTGAAGAGTTCATATTTTGCAATAAAATATTTATGGAAGTAATAGGCGTTTTTATCTGATGAATCCAAAGAGAAAAATAATCGTTTTGATCGATGAGCATTTTTCTGTTTTCGTAAATGGCACCTTCTCTTTCTAAAAGTATTTTTTTTATTTTGCTTAGTGCAATAATCTGCGATAAAGATAAGTTTTGCATTGAATAGAAGTCTTCATCATTTAAAGATATTTCTCCTGAGTTTATTTCACAGTTTTCTAAAAGATCAAAATAATCCGTATTTTTACGGTAATAAAAAATAAATTTTAATATTACAAAAATAATTAAAATAGAAATACTTAATGAACTTATATAAGATGCGAGCCCTTTTTCGGCATTGCTTAAATATAGGATGAACACTTGCACAAGGATTAAAAGAGAGGGGGTAAATATAAAGAGGAAATTGTCTTTAAAAAAACTTTTTATAATTATGTTTATTTTTAATTTACCGGCTTCCGTGATTTTCATTTAGCTTATATCCTAAACCTTTTTTGTTTTCGATAAAATTAAAAAGTCCGATACCCTCCAGTTTTTTGCGTAGACGGGTAATATTTACCGAGAGGGTATTATCATCTACAAACTGATTGTTTTGCCAGAGTACGTCCATAATTTTTTCTCTCGAAACAAATTCTCCTTGAGCCAAGTAAAGGCATTTTAGAATTTTAATTTCGTTTGCAGTCAATAAAACGGTTTTTTTGTTGTATGCAAGAATGAGGGTGCTCAAATTTAAAACGGTTCCTGCAAAGTTGACTTCATTCATTGAAGCGGTAAATTGATATGTCCGCCTGATAACGGCCTGAATCTTTGCGATGGTTACATCTATGTCAAAGGGCTTTTCGATATAATCATCCCCTCCCATTTGCATAGCCATCACAATATCCATCTTATCGTTGCGGGAAGATAAAAAGATAATGGGAACCTGCGACTTGTTCCTGATTTCGGAACACCAATGATAACCGTTAAAGGCGGGAAGCCCTATATCCATTATGACAAGGGAGGGCGCATAGTCTTCAAACTCTTCCAAAATATTATTAAAATTTTTTGCACAGCGCACATCGAAGCTCCACTGTTCCAAATTCTTTTTTAAACCTAAAGCTATTGTTGAGTCATCTTCTACAATTAAAATTTTTATAAGCTGTTTCATTTGTTTGTTTATGTATTTTTAGGTTCTTGATAAGATAATACGAGAATATTTTTACCAAATACAAGAAGTTGCCTTGCCGAGCGAAAAATATTTTTTGTGTGTATGCAATATGTTGCGAATATAAAAAATATAGTTATAATAATTAAAAAAATCTTCTTTTTCACTGTGAAAAACCTCTTATTTTGTTATGATTTTTGGATAATAGTTTATCCATAAATTACTTCAAGTTTATTGCTAAAAAGTCTCCCCTTGTCTTTTTTGTTGATAACCCAATAAATCTTATACATCTTTCTTTCTCATCTTTCTGCCTCATAATTTTATAATTTTCCTATCAAACGTTTTACAAACATGAGTATGGCTATCATTAAGAAGAAACTCAATGCGAATAATCTGAAAACAGCAGAAAATTTTGTTTCTCCCGAATTAGATGTATATCTCCAGTTGAAATAAGCTTTTGGAATCATTTTTAGATATTTACGATAGCAGATTTATTTTTGCCTGTCAAGCTCTTGATCCCCTACTTGCAAAACTCCCAAAAATATGGTAAATTTAAAGACATTATGACGGAAAAACCGTATAATTATTTCAAGTTGTACTAACAACAGGAGGAAAAAATGAGTATTTCACTCGCATTGTATGCCGTGCTCGGAGGCGGGATTGCAGCCCTAGCCTATGCACTTGTAAGAACCTTATGGATTTATAAACAAAAGGTTTCAGATCAGGCTTTAAAAGAAATTGGAGGCCATATAGCCGATGGGGCTATGGCTTTTTTAAGAAGAGAATATATAACTCTTCTACCTTTCATCGCCATAGTTGCCGTTTTCCTAGCCATAGGAAATAAGGGAGCTCTTAAATTCCAATCTCTTTCATTCTTGCTTGGTGCTCTTGCTTCAATGTCAGCCGGATACATAGGTATGCGCGTTGCAACACAAGCAAACTCACGCACAACACAAGCCGCCAAGGATCAAGGCTTAAACGGAGCTTTAAAAGTTGCTTTTTCAGGCGGAAGCGTTATGGGAATGAGCGTTGTCGGTCTTGCATTTATAGGTCTTTTTATCGTTCTTATTCTCTCTACTTCAATGTTGGGAACTGAAGAAAATACCCTTAAAGATATTATTTTACCCTTAGCAACAGCTTTTTCATTAGGAGCTTCATCTATTGCCCTTTTCTCACGTGTAGGCGGCGGTATTTATACAAAGGCTGCCGACGTAGGAGCCGACCTTGTAGGAAAGGTTGAAGCAGGTATCCCCGAAGATGACCCCCGAAACCCTGCCACTATTGCCGATAATGTAGGTGATAACGTAGGTGACGTTGCAGGTATGGGTGCAGACCTCTTTGAGTCCTTTGTAGGCTCATTGGTAGGTGCTATGATTCTGGGTCTAATCGTAAACACTCCGGATTCTTCTTTAAAGATGAAGATGATGATACTGCCCTTGTTGGTTTCGGTTACAGGCCTTGCTGCTTCATTAATCGGAACTTTCTTTGTAAAGGCAAAACCGGGTTCAAACCCTCAAAAAGCTCTCAACACAGGAACATTCGGTGCCGCAATCGTTGCTACCATCTTTGTTTTCTTCCTAGTCAAATTCATAATGGGTGATGCAACATTTAACGGAACACAAGGCTATTTACATGTCTTTGCTTCTACGGTAATTGGTCTTGCGGCCGGTGTTCTAATAGGTATTATCACGGAATTCTACACAGGCACAGGAAAAAAACCTGTTAAGGGAATCGTAGATGCTTGCGAAACAGGAGCTGCAACCACAATTATTTCCGGGTTAGCCGTAGGTATGAGAAGTGCCTTCCCCGTCATGATTTTAATCGGAGCTTCAATCTTTTCAAGCTTTATGCTCGCAGGCCTTTATGGTGTAGGTATAGCCGCTGTAGGTATGTTGGTAACCTTAGGAATCCAGCTTGCAGTTGATGCTTACGGCCCCATCGCCGACAACGCAGGCGGTCTTGCCGAGATGGCAGAATTCCCCAAGGATGTCCGAAATATCACAGACAGCCTTGATGCTGTAGGAAACACCACGGCCGCTATAGGAAAAGGCTTTGCCATCGGATCAGCTGCTTTGACGGCCATCATCCTCTTTACCTCATTTAAAGAGCAAGCCGGTGTTGCAAGTGTAGATATTACAAACATTAACGTTCTTGTAGGCGTTCTCTTGGGAGGAGTTTTCCCCTTCTTGTTCTCAGCCCTTACAATGTCGGCTGTAGGAAAGGCTGCCCATAAGATGATTGAAGAAGTACGCCGCCAGTTTAAACAGCACCCCGGCATCTTGGAAAATACCGAAAAGCCCGATTACAAGAGATGCGTAGACATCAGTACTCAGGCTGCCTTAAAGGAAATGGTTATCCCCGGCCTTGCCGCAATTATTACACCCATCCTTGTAGGTTTTGCAGGAGGCCCCGCCATGTTAATCGGTCTTTTGACAGGTGTAACGGTTTCCGGCGTTGTATTGGCCGTCTTTATGTCCAATGCGGGCGGTGCATGGGATAATGCAAAGAAAATGATCGAAGGCGGAATCGCAGGCGGAAAGGGTTCACCCTCTCACAAGGCCGCTGTTGTAGGCGACACTGTAGGCGATCCCTTCAAGGATACTTCCGGCCCCTCCATCAATATATTGATTAAGCTTATGTCAATGGTTTCATTGGTTATAGCCCCGATGTTAAAACTATACTGGGGATAAGCTTTTGTTAGGTTTTCGGCAAGCGGAAATCGGATAAACACAAAAAAAGACGGTCTTAAAAATAAGGCCGTCTTTTTTTATTTTAAACAGGTTTTAAAGATCCAGTTTTAAATCCCCATCCTTAATCCAATTTATTTTTCGTAAAAGAAAGGTAAAGAAAAGAGTTAAAACAGCCGGCAGGATAAAGTGTAAAAGAAGAATAGCAAAATAAGTGTCCAAGCCGCCCCTTCCTATAGTTTCCATTGCAGTGATAGTACCGATTTGGCCGACAAGACCGCAGGTTCCCATTCCTGAACCGAGGGGTATATTTTCCATCTTAAAAACAA
It encodes:
- a CDS encoding FtsX-like permease family protein, producing the protein MLKKNISTGAKTYIPYIFACSLSIMMFSIMYTLSQDAFTQKLGGLKALMGFGVIIVGFFSMIFIFYGNKFLIKNRVKEIGLYTILGLEKKHIAGVLFFEFLACYFLSMLFGAIGSMLFGKLCFLILFKLSGIPSKIDYSLSLTFLKPASIVFFCFFVINYLYNLKKISLLNPIQLLTESKSGEKRSKYLRLKTFLALFFAGAGYILSILSFTPMMALQFFLPAVIFVIAGTFFFFESITVFILNKMKKRKSYYKPAKFISVSGMIYRMSQHAKGLASICILLTMILLTLASVTSIYMVSEKIISKAFTRNHQLDKVFKKNNAELQNKERLIADIKEIGLKNSIETKDFLYVRYIYGISNINGNVFYENDDSYFSRNNVQVMLCNLDDIKNIFPDELRKKLLANAAKMNDDELFIFCNKEVDCTKPLRIGQKEFKLTKLESKFVAILDNSPYIPYSPFPYINIIAKDSKSLDLIKDELNLLKENSKVRFKNKKQLTLEESFFWNTSADNLSIPQSYSQDIQKLAKTSESGLFYHNKFESYKNRREFDGSFLFLGAFLSLMFLIWLILIMYFKQISEGMEDRRLWQIMLKIGMDSSLIKKTSHAQLVWLFVLPVLVSLVHCLFASPLFTRLLFAFGLFNKIVFFAALFLSGGFTLLLYLVFYKITSSKYNKIIR
- a CDS encoding ABC transporter ATP-binding protein, which translates into the protein METLLDVKNIQKIYKARFSKQGTVALRDVSFSVKKNEFTAIMGESGSGKTTLLNLLATLDKPSSGEIFLQGEPVSKIKGKDIAAFRRNKLGFVFQDYNLLDQFSVKDNILLPLVLSNYPIDEMNRRLLPIAEKLGISDLLEKYPYEISGGQCQRAAAARAFITRPELILADEPTGALDSKSSDMLLETFTQMNEEGQTIIMVTHSARAASYAKRVLFLRDGNIYYEIYKGDMGQAVFRERINEGLFMMNRTGI
- a CDS encoding HAMP domain-containing sensor histidine kinase, with product MKITEAGKLKINIIIKSFFKDNFLFIFTPSLLILVQVFILYLSNAEKGLASYISSLSISILIIFVILKFIFYYRKNTDYFDLLENCEINSGEISLNDEDFYSMQNLSLSQIIALSKIKKILLEREGAIYENRKMLIDQNDYFSLWIHQIKTPITSINILLQNMNSSKDEIFEIKKALLNIDNYTQMALHYLKLQRPDRDLDFSNFNLNDVLQNIFRKYRSIFIYKNIELNYKPCDLNIISDPVLFELMIEQIVSNSLKYCGIEGKKGILSIYIENRNPSVLVIEDNGIGISPSDLPKIFDKGYSGLNGRLSEKATGLGLYLAREIAERLNCELSIDSLQGEWTKARIKLGGEVLEHL
- a CDS encoding response regulator transcription factor, producing MKQLIKILIVEDDSTIALGLKKNLEQWSFDVRCAKNFNNILEEFEDYAPSLVIMDIGLPAFNGYHWCSEIRNKSQVPIIFLSSRNDKMDIVMAMQMGGDDYIEKPFDIDVTIAKIQAVIRRTYQFTASMNEVNFAGTVLNLSTLILAYNKKTVLLTANEIKILKCLYLAQGEFVSREKIMDVLWQNNQFVDDNTLSVNITRLRKKLEGIGLFNFIENKKGLGYKLNENHGSR
- a CDS encoding sodium-translocating pyrophosphatase — translated: MSISLALYAVLGGGIAALAYALVRTLWIYKQKVSDQALKEIGGHIADGAMAFLRREYITLLPFIAIVAVFLAIGNKGALKFQSLSFLLGALASMSAGYIGMRVATQANSRTTQAAKDQGLNGALKVAFSGGSVMGMSVVGLAFIGLFIVLILSTSMLGTEENTLKDIILPLATAFSLGASSIALFSRVGGGIYTKAADVGADLVGKVEAGIPEDDPRNPATIADNVGDNVGDVAGMGADLFESFVGSLVGAMILGLIVNTPDSSLKMKMMILPLLVSVTGLAASLIGTFFVKAKPGSNPQKALNTGTFGAAIVATIFVFFLVKFIMGDATFNGTQGYLHVFASTVIGLAAGVLIGIITEFYTGTGKKPVKGIVDACETGAATTIISGLAVGMRSAFPVMILIGASIFSSFMLAGLYGVGIAAVGMLVTLGIQLAVDAYGPIADNAGGLAEMAEFPKDVRNITDSLDAVGNTTAAIGKGFAIGSAALTAIILFTSFKEQAGVASVDITNINVLVGVLLGGVFPFLFSALTMSAVGKAAHKMIEEVRRQFKQHPGILENTEKPDYKRCVDISTQAALKEMVIPGLAAIITPILVGFAGGPAMLIGLLTGVTVSGVVLAVFMSNAGGAWDNAKKMIEGGIAGGKGSPSHKAAVVGDTVGDPFKDTSGPSINILIKLMSMVSLVIAPMLKLYWG